In a genomic window of Anoplopoma fimbria isolate UVic2021 breed Golden Eagle Sablefish chromosome 6, Afim_UVic_2022, whole genome shotgun sequence:
- the kcnk1b gene encoding potassium channel subfamily K member 1b, which yields MLPSLASNSCVRLIQSHKSTWYFISLVLGYVLYLVFGAVVFSSVELPYEDLLRQELRAIKKQFLQENECLSEERLERFLKKALDASNYGVSILNNASANWNWDFTSALFFASTVLSTTGYGHTAPLSDGGKAFCIIYSVIGIPFTLLFLTAVVQRIMVFSTRRPIMYIHRRWGLSKPLVAIVHASLLATLAISCFFLIPAAIFSALEENWNFLESFYFCFISLSTIGLGDYVPGEASNQRFRELYKVGITVYLILGLIVMLVVLETFCELQQLKQLRKMFYLKKDKPQDRLAILDHDHLSFTTVSNRATVYSEGKIQSFVSVPTRLSSTNDDPMIQ from the exons ATGCTTCCGTCTCTAGCCAGCAATTCGTGCGTGCGGTTGATACAGAGCCACAAATCGACGTGGTATTTTATATCTCTAGTCTTAGGGTATGTCCTTTATCTCGTATTCGGCGCTGTTGTCTTCTCCTCGGTCGAGCTACCTTATGAAGACCTCCTGCGCCAGGAGCTGAGGGCCATTAAAAAACAGTTCCTGCAGGAGAATGAGTGTCTATCAGAGGAGCGTCTGGAGCGGTTTCTGAAGAAAGCCCTCGATGCCAGTAATTATGGGGTCTCCATCCTCAATAACGCCTCAGCTAACTGGAACTGGGACTTCACTTCTGCCCTGTTTTTTGCGAGCACCGTGCTGTCCACCACAG GATATGGTCACACAGCACCACTGTCAGATGGCGGGAAGGCCTTCTGCATCATATACTCGGTGATTGGCATCCccttcaccctcctcttccttacTGCTGTGGTGCAAAGGATCATGGTCTTCAGCACGCGGAGGCCGATCATGTACATCCACAGGCGCTGGGGTCTGTCCAAGCCCCTGGTGGCCATCGTTCATGCCTCTCTGCTCGCCACGTTGGCCATCTCTTGCTTCTTTCTCATCCCCGCCGCCATCTTCTCAGCTCTGGAGGAGAACTGGAACTTCCTGGAGTCTTTCTACTTCTGCTTTATTTCCCTCAGCACCATCGGCCTGGGTGACTACGTACCCGGAGAGGCCTCTAATCAGAGGTTCAGGGAGCTCTACAAAGTGGGCATCACTG TCTACCTGATCCTGGGTCTCATAGTCATGCTGGTAGTGCTGGAGACCTTCTGTGAGCTGCAGCAACTGAAGCAGCTGAGGAAGATGTTCTACCTGAAGAAGGACAAGCCGCAGGACCGCCTCGCCATTCTGGATCATGACCACCTGTCCTTCACTACGGTGTCGAACAGAGCCACGGTTTACTCTGAGGGCAAAATCCAGTCATTTGTTAGTGTCCCAACTCGACTGTCCTCTACCAATGATGACCCCATGATCCAGTAA